Proteins from a single region of Aureibacter tunicatorum:
- a CDS encoding T9SS type A sorting domain-containing protein, with amino-acid sequence MKQIKILLLPVMILLFHKLYYKDTPTNYNIIQNENSICIFPNPASNIIKLKNHTENEFYTITIFNPIGNEIKKSKISNRENMNIQNLKKGKYIVSIKNDENKVLKVQKLIKL; translated from the coding sequence ATGAAGCAAATAAAGATACTTTTATTACCTGTAATGATATTATTATTCCACAAACTGTATTACAAAGACACTCCAACCAACTATAATATAATTCAAAATGAAAATAGTATTTGTATTTTTCCAAATCCAGCATCAAATATTATTAAACTAAAAAATCACACAGAAAATGAATTTTACACAATAACTATATTCAATCCGATAGGCAACGAAATCAAAAAATCAAAAATCAGCAACCGAGAGAACATGAATATCCAGAATTTAAAAAAAGGGAAATATATTGTCAGTATAAAAAATGATGAGAATAAAGTTCTCAAAGTTCAAAAACTTATTAAGCTTTAA